The following coding sequences lie in one Spinacia oleracea cultivar Varoflay chromosome 1, BTI_SOV_V1, whole genome shotgun sequence genomic window:
- the LOC110804132 gene encoding protein DEEPER ROOTING 1 isoform X1: MIIKGPHKFFNWMQNKLNGRPGSQNLTTVPLQNLPKQSSQREEFNDWPHGLLTIGTFGNKELKDKAVSSEIQTATHEQEQEQNPTSASSPDLSEFTPEEFGQLQKELTKLLKRKSAKQEENSDLPLDRFLNCPSSLEVSRRISNAICIDPDNNKEDDIERTISVIIGKCKEVRAEKTKNAIGKKSISFLLKKMFVCANGFSPAPSLRDTLQESRMEKLLRTIIHKKMYPKNSSRAASMKRCIEDKHIVENKNDEEETIEKPRPSEGCKWDKTDSDYIVLEI, translated from the exons ATGATCATCAAAGGCCCCCACAAG TTCTTCAACTGGATGCAGAACAAGTTGAACGGAAGACCAGGGAGTCAAAACCTGACTACAGTCCCACTTCAAA ATCTTCCAAAGCAATCTTCTCAGAGAGAAGAGTTCAATGACTGGCCTCATGGACTGCTAACAATTGGGACATTTGGTAACAAGGAGCTCAAAGACAAAGCCGTTAGTTCTGAGATTCAAACTGCCACCcatgaacaagaacaagagcAGAATCCAACCTCTGCTTCATCCCCAGACTTATCAGAGTTTACCCCAGAAGAGTTTGGCCAATTGCAAAAGGAATTGACAAAGCTCTTAAAACGAAAATCAGCTAAACAAGAGGAAAACTCCGATCTTCCTCTGGACAGATTTCTTAACTGCCCTTCAAGCTTGGAAGTCAGCCGGAGGATTTCAAATGCAATTTGCATTGATCCTGATAATAATAAGGAAGATGATATTGAACGCACCATCAGTGTAATAATTGGTAAATGCAAAGAGGTCCGAGCAGAAAAAACTAAGAACGCGATTGGGAAGAAGTCTATCTCTTTCCTCCTAAAAAAGATGTTTGTTTGCGCAAATGGGTTCTCGCCTGCTCCTAGTTTGAGGGACACTCTACAAGAGTCCAGAATGGAGAAG TTACTGCGAACCATTATTCATAAGAAGATGTACCCTAAAAATTCTTCTCGGGCAGCATCAATGAAGAGATGCATTGAAGATAAACACATTGTAGAAAACAAAAATGACGAAGAGGAAACAATTGAAAAACCAAGGCCAAGTGAGGGATGTAAATGGGACAAGACGGATTCAGATT ATATTGTTCTAGAGATTTAA
- the LOC110804132 gene encoding protein DEEPER ROOTING 1 isoform X2, with protein sequence MKFFNWMQNKLNGRPGSQNLTTVPLQNLPKQSSQREEFNDWPHGLLTIGTFGNKELKDKAVSSEIQTATHEQEQEQNPTSASSPDLSEFTPEEFGQLQKELTKLLKRKSAKQEENSDLPLDRFLNCPSSLEVSRRISNAICIDPDNNKEDDIERTISVIIGKCKEVRAEKTKNAIGKKSISFLLKKMFVCANGFSPAPSLRDTLQESRMEKLLRTIIHKKMYPKNSSRAASMKRCIEDKHIVENKNDEEETIEKPRPSEGCKWDKTDSDYIVLEI encoded by the exons ATGAAG TTCTTCAACTGGATGCAGAACAAGTTGAACGGAAGACCAGGGAGTCAAAACCTGACTACAGTCCCACTTCAAA ATCTTCCAAAGCAATCTTCTCAGAGAGAAGAGTTCAATGACTGGCCTCATGGACTGCTAACAATTGGGACATTTGGTAACAAGGAGCTCAAAGACAAAGCCGTTAGTTCTGAGATTCAAACTGCCACCcatgaacaagaacaagagcAGAATCCAACCTCTGCTTCATCCCCAGACTTATCAGAGTTTACCCCAGAAGAGTTTGGCCAATTGCAAAAGGAATTGACAAAGCTCTTAAAACGAAAATCAGCTAAACAAGAGGAAAACTCCGATCTTCCTCTGGACAGATTTCTTAACTGCCCTTCAAGCTTGGAAGTCAGCCGGAGGATTTCAAATGCAATTTGCATTGATCCTGATAATAATAAGGAAGATGATATTGAACGCACCATCAGTGTAATAATTGGTAAATGCAAAGAGGTCCGAGCAGAAAAAACTAAGAACGCGATTGGGAAGAAGTCTATCTCTTTCCTCCTAAAAAAGATGTTTGTTTGCGCAAATGGGTTCTCGCCTGCTCCTAGTTTGAGGGACACTCTACAAGAGTCCAGAATGGAGAAG TTACTGCGAACCATTATTCATAAGAAGATGTACCCTAAAAATTCTTCTCGGGCAGCATCAATGAAGAGATGCATTGAAGATAAACACATTGTAGAAAACAAAAATGACGAAGAGGAAACAATTGAAAAACCAAGGCCAAGTGAGGGATGTAAATGGGACAAGACGGATTCAGATT ATATTGTTCTAGAGATTTAA